One Parashewanella spongiae genomic window, CTCATTTAACTTGAGTTCATCATGCCTGTGCTTGTTCAAAAAAGCGGGGTAGAAATGAAAGTCGATTTTTACCCCAAAATATTTTTTAGCCGTGAACTCATTAAATATCTTTCTTTTCTAATGTTTGATAACAACTTTGCAAGAAAGGATTCATCATTTAGGACTTGATTCAGAAAAGGTATAAAAGTTTTTTTGATAAATTCGTCATTTTTCTGATCTTTAAAAAGTAATTTATTTAAGATCGGCTGGGTGTAGTAAGTTGAAATTTTAGTAGAGTCTGAAATGAAACACTGTTGGCAGTGAATTATCAGATCTAACAGAGGGATGACTTTGTAGTTTAATAACTTTTTGAATGTTTGTTCACTCGCTTTCGTCGCTTTACTTTTTGTTGGCTCAGGTATCGATAATTGCTGACGCATCTTATCTAAAATATGCTCCATACTTCCTAGAATTGTCTTATTGTCAGCCGTGGCAAGATCAACGGCTAAAATGACTCTATTTTCATTGCGTAAAATAGGAAGGTGATAGAGATAATCTTCTAATAAGGATTCATCTTTATTTAGCAGGTTAATCTCTTCATTTATGACAGCTATATCAACATGGTTAAGAATAGTAACGGCAGGGTAATCAGTTTTTGTGCTACTGGGCTGTGAAAGCGTGACATACCTTTTTTCTTTTATAAAAGCCCACTCTTTATCGTCAATCATTTTTTTTCCAGCTAAAATAGGCAGATGTAGCCAAAGAAGCCTTCTTTCGAGTTCGTTAATAAACTGCTCACCAGTTAACTCTTCTAAACAATCATAGTTATTTATCGAAAACCAATTAGGCCAATGTGGGTGCTTGTCGTTACTAATTTTTTTCATTTATTCTTTTTACAGATGAGTTAAGGAATGTGCTCGGGGTACATTGTAGGGTCATAAAAACAAAAAAAGACCAGTGTTTGACCACTAGTCTTTTTATTTTTCAATAAGTTAACTTATTGTTTTTAGTTCATGCCGTATTTTTTTAATTTTTTACGTAACGTGCCACGGTTGATGCCAAGCATGTTAGCTGCGCGAGTTTGGTTACCGCGAGTGTGTTGCATGATGATGTCTAGTAGAGGTGCTTCAACTTCACTAAGAACCATTTCGTAAACTTCAGTGGCGTCCTGACCGTCTAACTGTGAGAAGAAGTTGGATACAGCGCGTTTCACTGCGTCACGTAATAATTGTGGCTTAATGGTGCCATTTGCCGTTTCAATTTTGCCAACGGTTAACTGGTGAACTTCTGTATTAGTTGTCTGATCAAACATTCGTATTCTGCTCTTAATTAATTCTGTACTAAATCATCAAAATAGCATTCCACCATGGAATACTGTTCTGTAGTGGTTTCCAGCCGATTAAACTCAGCCCTAAACTGACGTTGCGATTCTTGGTTCAAGTACCAACCCATGTGCTTTCTGGCAAACCTAATTCCTTTATATTCACCATACAAAGCATGCAATTTGGTTAGATGCTCCAACATTATGCGACGTTTATCAGCTTGACTAACTGGAGTTAGGTTTTCACCTGTCTCCAAGTAGTGTTGGATTTCGTTAAAAATCCATGGCCGTCCTTGGGCGCCTCGTCCTATCATTAATGCATCGGCTTCGGTTTTTTCCAGTACAAAGCGCGCTTTCTCTGGAGTAGTAATGTCACCGTTTGCAATAATCGGGATCGAAACAGCCTGTTTTATTGCCCTGATTGTGTCGTATTCGGCGTCGCCTTTATACATGCATTGACGTGTTCTACCGTGAACGGCGAGTGCAGCAATACCACAACTTTCTGCAATCTGAGCGATTTGAACACCATTTTTGTGTTCAGGATCCCACCCAGTTCGAATTTTTAACGTGACCGGTACTTCAACAGCCGTTGTTACTGCTGCCAAAATGCGCTCGACAAGTTCTGGATCTTGCATGAGCGCTGAACCGGCGAGTTTTTTATTCACCTTCTTAGCTGGGCAACCCATATTAATGTCAATGATGTGAGCGCCTTGTTCAATATTGAACTGAGCCGCGTCTGCCATTAACTTTGGATCGGCACCTGCTATTTGCACTGATCGAATGCCTTCTTCGCCTGAGTGCATCATTCTATGCTTGCTCTTTTCAGAATCCCAAACCAAAGGATTCGAAGACAGCATTTCAGAAACCGCTAAAGCGGCGCCATGACGCAAACACAGATTTCGAAAAGCCTGATCGGTGACACCAGCCATTGGCGCCACGATCAGCTGATTTTTCAGTTGATAGGGTCCAATTTGCATGCGCTTTCTTCACCTTGTGCGTTAAAGGGGCGCTATATTAGCCCTTTTTAGCGGTCTTGAAAAGGTCAATAAATGACCTGGGAGCAACTTTTTTACTTGACATTTTGTAGCTGTGATCTGCCGAACAACACAGGGGATACACGGCATTTACAATTTGTTCCCATTATTGCAATCTTTTGGGCGGTTTAATATTGAGCTGTGTCGCTATTTTCGAATGCCTGTTAAGCGTGTCCAGTCTTCTTTATAAGTTGGTTGATCCATTTCAAACCATTGACCATAGTGCTCAAGCAGTGCTTCGGCTTGCTCATGCAGTAAACCAGAGAGTGCCAGTTTGCCGCCGGACTTCACTTGTTCTGCAATTAATGGGGCGAGTTCACGCAATGGGCCTGCTAGAATATTCGCGACCAGCACGTCGGCTTTCAGATCTTTTGGTGCTTGCTCGGGCAAGTAAAGTTTTAGTTTATCGCTGCATTGGTTACGCTCAGCATTGGCTTTTGAAGCTTCAATAGCTTGGTAATCAATATCGATGCCTGACACAGATTGCGCGCCCAGTTTAAGTGCTGCAACCGCAAGAATGCCTGAACCACAGCCAAAGTCGATAACGTCAGATGTGGAAAGATCTAGACCATCAAGCCATTCAAGACATAAAGCTGTGGTGGGGTGGGTGCCAGTACCAAAGGCTAAACCGGGGTCTAAAATGACATTAATGGCTTTTGGATCAGGAATATCGCGCCAGCTTGGGCAGATCCATAACCGCTCGCCAAATTTAATGGGGTGGAAATTATCCATCCATTCGCGAACCCAGTCTTTGTCTTCAATTTGTTCAACCTTATATTGAACATCTTTACCGAGTGCGGGGAAGGCTTTGAGTATTTCAATCACAGGATTCAAATCCATATCGGCTTCGAATAGTGCAATGATGATGGTTTCATTCCATAAAGGAGTTTCACCCAGCTTAGGTTCAAAAATAGGTTGATCTTGACCGTCTTCTAATGTGATTGAAAGCGCACCTTCTTCCATCAGAAGATCACCGATTTCGTCAGCATGTTGGCTGTCCGAATTGATGCGCAGTTGAATCCAAGGCATGAGTCGATCCTTTATTGAGTACATTTTGGGGCGCTATTGTATACGCACCAGTCAGTTATTTACACCAAAATACGATGGACTAAATGAAACCTGATTCATAAAAGGAGTGGCGGTTGACGCTGCCAAGTTGAGTATAAGGAGTGTCTTCTGTTCTGTTATGAATGTTCAGCACTCACCTGATGGGTGAATTCGGGTTGTTTGATTTTGTATTTAATTTCAATAAATTAAAGTTATATTGTGCATTCAACCGATTTATTTAGGATCAAGTATCACGGGTATTAGGACGGGTTGGTTTGGTGTCGACGTGTTCTATATTGATGTTGATCACATTATGATTATTCAGTCGAAGTAGGCATTGAATAGGAGTTGCAATGTTAATGTAAATCGTTATCATTTGTGATAACTTTGTGATATCGAGCTTTTATCAATGATTCCATTTCGTATTTCGCTGCTTGCTGCAGCTTGTGCTTCCACTTTTATAGCTTCACCGCTTTACGCTGCCGAAAAGGATGTGAGTGCAGAAAAGAATAAGATTGAACGTATTACAGTTTATGGTCGCCAAAACCAAGTTGTGATGGATTCAGGCTTAGCGACTAAATCAAACATGTCGCTAATGGAAACACCTGCAGCCGTAGTGATTGTGGATAAAGAACTCATTGAAGCTCAAGGGATTACCAGTTTACAAGACGTGCTCAATAACATCAGTGGTGTAATTCAAGCGGGTAACAATTACGGTATCGGCGACAACATTGTGGTACGTGGTTTGGGTGCCAATTATACCTTCGATGGTATGTACGGCGGTGCAGGCTTAGGTAACACCTTCAACCCAACCCGTTCTCTGACCAATATTGAATCTGTCGAAGTTTTAAAAGGGCCTGCAACAGGTCTTTATGGCATGGGCAGTGCGGGTGGTGTGATCAATTTAATTGAAAAGAAACCCCAATTTGAATCTCGCCACGAACTGACTACAGAAATTGGTCAGTGGGACAGTTACAGCTTAGCTTTTGATAGTACAGCTGGCATTACCGATAAATTGGCCTACCGCGTGGTAGGGAAAAGCGCACAAAGTGATGGTTATCGCGGTTTGGGTTCCGACAGAGATGAAATCTATGGTTCACTCAAATATTTAGTAACTGACAGCCAAGATGTGATGTTTTCAGTGGCGTATATTAATGACGCTTTAGCTGTGGATTCAATTGGCGATCCCATTCGAATTTACAATGAAGCTTCTACGGGAAAACCGGCTGAAGAGGCTACATGGGAAGATTTGGTGAATGATCCAAATGGACTAGGGCTCCAGTTAACCGACGAACAACGCAAGCAGCTCGCTGACTCACTTGCATCAGGTGATGGTGTGACACCATTTGACTTAAATGGCCAAGGGTTAATCTCACCGTTATCGAAAGATAATCAAGGTGAAGAGTTACGTTTTAAATTGACTCACAACATCTACTTCACTGACAATTTATTTTTAAATCAGCAGTTACAATATCGTGACTACACTTCTGGATTCACTCGTCAAACGGGCGCTTACAACTATGTTTATTGGAACAGAAAAGGTGTCGTAAACGCCAATCCACGAGCTCCATTAGTTGAAGATGGGGTGCTATACCCGTTTGCCGCTCGTCGTCAGGAGTATCGTAAAGTCGACGCGGACGAAAGCTCAATGCAGTATTTTGCTGACTTACGTTATGACTTCCAGATTGATGGTATCAATAATGAAATATTGGTGAACGCGAATTATGAAGACCGAGATATAGATTTTCAGCGATATTCAATATATGACGCTGATAAAACCATCAATGACAAAGATGGCAATCAGATCTACCAAGGTCAATTATCGTACATTTATGACATTCGTAACCCAAATTGGGATCATGGAAACTTCGAAGATTATGATCCATTACTTACATCGAACTACAAAAAAAGTGTCAGTGCTTGGGGTGTGGGTATCCAGCATGTCGGTTACTTTGGTGAATACTTTACCTCACGGATCGGTGTGGCCTTTAACGAAATTAAGCAAACTTATCAGCATTTAGGTGTCGACGAGCGCTACCGTGCCAGTGCTGCAGCACCAACGCCTGAAGAAGACAGTAAAGATAAAGGTATCACTTACAACCTTGGCGTAACGTATAGGCCCTTTGAAAATATGTCAGTGTTTATTAACCACTCGAAAGGACGTACGGCTTATAGCATTCTTGGCGCAATTAAAGCCTCTGATCAAGAGCGTGAGGATTCTGAGTCGGTCAGCAATGACTTAGGGTTCCGTTATAAAGCCTTTGACGACCAACTTTTAGCGTCATTGGTCGTGTTCGAAAGTGCCCGTACTAATATTGCCTATACCAACCCTGAATACCGAGATAACCCTGATGCCCCAGGTATTCCTCAGTTTTTGTACGATGGTGAAGAAAAAACCAAAGGTGTTGAGTTAGATGTAAATGCACAACTGGATGATCAGTGGATGGTTAACATTAATGGTCTCTATCAAGATGCACGTGATCAAGATGATGAACTGAAAAAAGGTATTCCGTTTGTTACAGCAAGTGCTTGGGTAACTCACACTAATGATTGGTTCAATCTGAGCAACCCAATGAACATCAGTTTAGGGGCTCAATATGTCGATAAACGCACAGCCGGTTCATCATCGTTTGGGATCCCTTATGGTTACGTACCAGCCTATACCATTATGAATGCGGCTTTCAGTTATAAAGCAGAAGCATGGAAAGTACAGCTGAATGTCAATAATCTGCTGAATAAAGATTATTACAGTAAGGCGATGTTTTTGGGCGGAACGCCTGGAGAAGAGCGAAACGTGAAATTAACACTGAACTATGCCTTATAAGGTCGGTTAATCATTGAAGTGAAAAACCAGAGCGTGTTACTTCACGCTCTGGTTTTTATATTTTTAAAAACCTATTGAAATAAAAAGGAAACCTCTATGTCATTCTCAACACCGATATTCATTCGGGTATTTACTGCCATTTTTGGCGGTTATGGAGTGGGCATAGCAGGCAGTTTAGGGATGATCCCAATATCCCTGTGGCTATTCACCAATAATCCTCACGATGCGGTTTATATCGGAATGATGATAAGCTACGTGTTTTGCTTTGGCGCATTTATCTGGTGTTTCTGCTGCAAAACAGCGACAGCAGCCGTGCGTGACACTAGCTTATTCAGTCTCAGTTTGTTGAGCTTATATTGGTTATTCCCAGCAGGGGGCTCACTATGAAAGGGAACTTTCGTCGTTCGATGATTTGGCTGCATACGTACAGTGGATTGTTACTGAGTTGGTTGGTGTTTACTGTTTTTGTCACAGGTACATTAAGCTACTACGCCGAAGAACTGAATGTCTGGATGCAACCAGAACGTTTGCAGCAGCAAAACGCTCGAGATCCTATTAACCTTGCTGTTAGCACCTTGAAACAGGAAGGAGCGGGTGCGGAAAAATGGAGCATCAATCTGGGTAGCCTTCGTGATCAAAAACTGCAAATAAGTTGGCAATTGCCGGGACAAAGTCGAAGACAACAACAAAGGCAAACTCTATCTGAAAGTGAAGTTGAGTCGCGAGACACGGTCGGTGGTGATTTTTTTGTCCATTTTCATTACGCGCTTGAATTGCGAGATTATGGCGGTCGTTACTTAAGTGGCATCGCTGCATTCATCATGTTAGTGGGAGTATTCAGTGGTATTTTCACTCATAGACGATTTTTTAAAGATTTTTTCAGTTTAAGATGGAAAAACATAAAGCGAGGATTGACTGACGTGCACGCGATCATGGGGATTGTGACTATTCCATTTTGCTTCATGATTTGTGCCAGCGCGCTACTGTTCTATCTTTCGATGTATGTGCCGACCTCAGCAAACTTGCATTATGACAAAGGCTATCGTGAGCTTTCACAACAAGTCAGCCCAAAATCATTCATAAAAGCGCCTTCAGGAGAGCCTAGTGCACCGATCAGTGACATAAGTGCGATAATAACGCAAGTCAATGAGCGTTGGTCTGAGCCGAATAGTGTGTCATTCATCAGTTATCAATATCCTTATGATAAAAATGGCTACTTAGTGTTTTACCGTAATAAATCCCAAGCCTTGTCCAGACAAAGTGAAACATTGACCTTTGATGCGACGTCACAGCAACTTATTCACAGCACAGAGCCTGCTAGAATACCGAAACAGATCAGCTATATTTTTCTTGGCCTCCATGAAGCCAAATTTGCCCCAAATGGCTTGCGCTTTATGTTGTTTCTTTTAGGGGTTTTTAGCTGTGCGTTAATCGCCACAGGCTCCATACTCTGGCTAAATCAACGTATCGCCAGTAATAAAATGCATTTGGGCAGCAAAATGGTGGCTTGGTTGAACCAATCCGTGCTGGGAGGTTTGGCTGTCGCGATAATGAGTTTGTTTTATGCTAATCGAATACTGCCCACTGATATGATTGAGCGGGAAGCCACTGAATTATCAGTTTTCTTTGGTAGTTGGTTGATAACTGCCGTTGTCGCAGCATGGTTACGAAGTACACATTGGTGGAGCCGATTTTTGTTCTTGATTGGAGCAGGCTTTTTGCTGCTGCCGCTTATAGATTTGCTTCTACCATCGCACTATTTACTGGCGGCAATCACATCTGAAAATTGGCAGTATCTCGGAGTCAGTTTAGGCTTTATGGTGGTAGGTATCGGCACCTTGTGGTTGGCTAATTTTCTGCGTATTCGGCAAGTCATGTCGAACGAGCTGCTTAAAACGGCAGGAGTGACAATATGATCCTTTCAATATTATTGATGATAATAGCCATCTGTGGTTTTTCATTGAGTTCCAGAAAACACTATCACAGTGTATTTAACACATCGCTGACGGCAAAAGTTGAGAAGTGGATAACGGCCTTGGCATTGGGAAGCTTATTAGCTTCCCAATGGTATTTATCACAGCAACCACTGCTGGGCTTTGCATGGTTATATTGGTTAACGGGATTATCGTTAACTATTATATGTGTCGGTCTTGTATTAAGCTGGGCTGAATCTCGACATGGTAAAAATAAACAAACCAATCGCAAAATGAAAAACGCCTAATCCTCTTATACCAATTACAGTAATTAAATGCTCAACTCAGAGCTATGTATGCGCAAAAAGTACAAACGAAATTGGTGAAAACATAGTTATTACCGACATACAAAACTGTCGCTATTACATTGCTACGTTGAGATAATTTTGTGAAGTATTCTTTATAAATCAAAGTGTGCGCATACAAGCTCCAGAAGGGCAAGGCTAAAGGTTTCCATAACTGCGTTGCACGTTCTTGAATTATCCCGACAAAAGCACGAAGTGCGTTGAACCTAAAAACATCAATTGAACGCTGAGTATATGAGTAACTGTTTGAGCAATACGATGATTTTATTATCATGTTTTTCACCCAATGAGTGAAATGCTCTACGCTCACAAGCTTGCTAAAATGGCTGCTATCTGCGTTGTAACTTTTGCAAGTAGAATAACTACTTGCTGCAAGCTACGCCTTAATATCAGCCATTTTTTCTACACTTGAGAACGCAGTCAACTGATGTTTCTAGGGAGCGCCACGAAGCGCTTTATTCTGTTGCGGGATTTGTCTCAACGTATACGCAGCCAAGCGATTACATGGCCATAAACCAGAGACAGCAACGTTATTATTTATAATAAGTCCATCAGGTTGAAACGTACCTGACGGGATAATTACCAGTTCATCCCGAAATCTGACGGGCATGCATAATGGGTAACCGCTATGACATGAAGCCCTGTGACAAAGGCCTTGAATAAAGGTTGAGATGCAATGTAGGCCGCAGCATCAAGCGAATTCAGTTAAGCGTCGTAAATCAAAAAATGAAGATGGGGAGTCTTTCCTAGTTGACGAACCCTGACACAAACAGAGAAGCAACTGGTAAATGCATCTGTTTGATCTTCCGGCGTAATATGAAGTGGCATGTATTGAAGGAAATAAAGTGAACGTGGGAGAGCCTGAGTGTTGGAAGGTAGTGACTTCCACTATCCGAATATAAGGTAAACCGAAATTTCAGATAGGGCGCTCAGGCAGTCGGATGAGCCCATAGTACCGTTAACCGTGAAGACAACATAACTTTACATCAGGGAAGGGGCTCAGTGTTATACCCGTTTTTTAACGTAACTTTTGAGGTGAAATTGCCATATGGCTAACACTCCAGTAAATATCAGAATATTACAGCGAAAACTTTACTTACGCTCAAAGCTTAACTCGGAGCTTCGATTTTACAGCTTGTACGATAAACTCAGTCGCCTAGATATACTCGAAGAAGCCTATCGACGATGCAAAGCCAATAAAGGCGGAGCAGGAATTGATGGCATCACATTCAGTTATCTAGAGCAGCAAAAGAAAGTCGTTGCGCTGTTAAAAGAAATTCAAACTCAATTACAACAGAAAAACTATCGACCTAGCCCAGTCAAACGAGTAGAAATACTCAAAGACAACGGCAAAACGCGGAAACTTGGGATCCCGATAATCAGTGACAGAATTGTGCAAATGGCGATGACAATAGTGATGCAACCCGTCTACGAACCTCATTTACATGAACACAGTTATGGTTATCGTCCATGTCGAAGCGCCCAGCAAGCGGTAAAAGTCATTGAAATGAGCCTAAAACAAGGCTATCAGCACGTACTTGATGCTGACTTGAGCGCCTATTTCGATACCATACCGCACGCTAAGTTGATGGCAAAAGTAGAAAGGCGAATAAGCGACAGCAGCTTTCTGAGTTTGCTGAAAAGCTTTATCAAAGCGCCCATCAGCATAGAGACGGTCAACGGGAAATGGCGAATAGAAGCAAGCCGATGTGGCACTCCGCAAGGCGGAGTTATCTCTCCACTACTGGCTAACATCTATCTCAACGATTTCTGTTTGAAAATACACGAAAAAACACCGTGTAAAATCGTTACCTATGCAGATGATTTTGTTGTACTTCATAAGCAAACCTCAGGGCGGGATTATGCTTTGATGAAATATTCACCAAACAAAATCTCAGCCCTAAATTTTGCATCCCAGCAGGCTCTCTGCATCTTGCCAGCAACACTGTCTTTTGAAGAGTGACTTTTAACTAAGTTCAAAATCTTTCTTCTGATTGTAGCCAAATTTTTTGCACCATCATCAGCATAAATTTTACAGGCATCCTCTTTAAAAGTGACATCGAGAACCCAATGCTGACTATTTTCAATTGCCCAATGCTTCCGTATATATTTAGCTATATCTTTCACATCACTGGCTAACGAAGTTATGTAGTAAGACGTTTCTTGACTTGATTTATTCTTCAGCTCTCGCATTCGAGTGACTTCAACAACGGCATGACTGCCTACAAATTTAGCTGTTTCGTCAAACCAATTTGTAATTGGCAAAAGGCGATAATGTCTTTCATTAATTCGTCCGTGCTCACCGTCTAATTCTGTAAAGTGATTCTTTTTTAA contains:
- a CDS encoding DUF6387 family protein yields the protein MKKISNDKHPHWPNWFSINNYDCLEELTGEQFINELERRLLWLHLPILAGKKMIDDKEWAFIKEKRYVTLSQPSSTKTDYPAVTILNHVDIAVINEEINLLNKDESLLEDYLYHLPILRNENRVILAVDLATADNKTILGSMEHILDKMRQQLSIPEPTKSKATKASEQTFKKLLNYKVIPLLDLIIHCQQCFISDSTKISTYYTQPILNKLLFKDQKNDEFIKKTFIPFLNQVLNDESFLAKLLSNIRKERYLMSSRLKNILG
- the fis gene encoding DNA-binding transcriptional regulator Fis, with the translated sequence MFDQTTNTEVHQLTVGKIETANGTIKPQLLRDAVKRAVSNFFSQLDGQDATEVYEMVLSEVEAPLLDIIMQHTRGNQTRAANMLGINRGTLRKKLKKYGMN
- the dusB gene encoding tRNA dihydrouridine synthase DusB, encoding MQIGPYQLKNQLIVAPMAGVTDQAFRNLCLRHGAALAVSEMLSSNPLVWDSEKSKHRMMHSGEEGIRSVQIAGADPKLMADAAQFNIEQGAHIIDINMGCPAKKVNKKLAGSALMQDPELVERILAAVTTAVEVPVTLKIRTGWDPEHKNGVQIAQIAESCGIAALAVHGRTRQCMYKGDAEYDTIRAIKQAVSIPIIANGDITTPEKARFVLEKTEADALMIGRGAQGRPWIFNEIQHYLETGENLTPVSQADKRRIMLEHLTKLHALYGEYKGIRFARKHMGWYLNQESQRQFRAEFNRLETTTEQYSMVECYFDDLVQN
- the prmA gene encoding 50S ribosomal protein L11 methyltransferase, translating into MPWIQLRINSDSQHADEIGDLLMEEGALSITLEDGQDQPIFEPKLGETPLWNETIIIALFEADMDLNPVIEILKAFPALGKDVQYKVEQIEDKDWVREWMDNFHPIKFGERLWICPSWRDIPDPKAINVILDPGLAFGTGTHPTTALCLEWLDGLDLSTSDVIDFGCGSGILAVAALKLGAQSVSGIDIDYQAIEASKANAERNQCSDKLKLYLPEQAPKDLKADVLVANILAGPLRELAPLIAEQVKSGGKLALSGLLHEQAEALLEHYGQWFEMDQPTYKEDWTRLTGIRK
- a CDS encoding TonB-dependent receptor, which translates into the protein MIPFRISLLAAACASTFIASPLYAAEKDVSAEKNKIERITVYGRQNQVVMDSGLATKSNMSLMETPAAVVIVDKELIEAQGITSLQDVLNNISGVIQAGNNYGIGDNIVVRGLGANYTFDGMYGGAGLGNTFNPTRSLTNIESVEVLKGPATGLYGMGSAGGVINLIEKKPQFESRHELTTEIGQWDSYSLAFDSTAGITDKLAYRVVGKSAQSDGYRGLGSDRDEIYGSLKYLVTDSQDVMFSVAYINDALAVDSIGDPIRIYNEASTGKPAEEATWEDLVNDPNGLGLQLTDEQRKQLADSLASGDGVTPFDLNGQGLISPLSKDNQGEELRFKLTHNIYFTDNLFLNQQLQYRDYTSGFTRQTGAYNYVYWNRKGVVNANPRAPLVEDGVLYPFAARRQEYRKVDADESSMQYFADLRYDFQIDGINNEILVNANYEDRDIDFQRYSIYDADKTINDKDGNQIYQGQLSYIYDIRNPNWDHGNFEDYDPLLTSNYKKSVSAWGVGIQHVGYFGEYFTSRIGVAFNEIKQTYQHLGVDERYRASAAAPTPEEDSKDKGITYNLGVTYRPFENMSVFINHSKGRTAYSILGAIKASDQEREDSESVSNDLGFRYKAFDDQLLASLVVFESARTNIAYTNPEYRDNPDAPGIPQFLYDGEEKTKGVELDVNAQLDDQWMVNINGLYQDARDQDDELKKGIPFVTASAWVTHTNDWFNLSNPMNISLGAQYVDKRTAGSSSFGIPYGYVPAYTIMNAAFSYKAEAWKVQLNVNNLLNKDYYSKAMFLGGTPGEERNVKLTLNYAL
- a CDS encoding PepSY-associated TM helix domain-containing protein is translated as MKGNFRRSMIWLHTYSGLLLSWLVFTVFVTGTLSYYAEELNVWMQPERLQQQNARDPINLAVSTLKQEGAGAEKWSINLGSLRDQKLQISWQLPGQSRRQQQRQTLSESEVESRDTVGGDFFVHFHYALELRDYGGRYLSGIAAFIMLVGVFSGIFTHRRFFKDFFSLRWKNIKRGLTDVHAIMGIVTIPFCFMICASALLFYLSMYVPTSANLHYDKGYRELSQQVSPKSFIKAPSGEPSAPISDISAIITQVNERWSEPNSVSFISYQYPYDKNGYLVFYRNKSQALSRQSETLTFDATSQQLIHSTEPARIPKQISYIFLGLHEAKFAPNGLRFMLFLLGVFSCALIATGSILWLNQRIASNKMHLGSKMVAWLNQSVLGGLAVAIMSLFYANRILPTDMIEREATELSVFFGSWLITAVVAAWLRSTHWWSRFLFLIGAGFLLLPLIDLLLPSHYLLAAITSENWQYLGVSLGFMVVGIGTLWLANFLRIRQVMSNELLKTAGVTI
- a CDS encoding DUF3325 family protein, whose product is MILSILLMIIAICGFSLSSRKHYHSVFNTSLTAKVEKWITALALGSLLASQWYLSQQPLLGFAWLYWLTGLSLTIICVGLVLSWAESRHGKNKQTNRKMKNA
- a CDS encoding reverse transcriptase domain-containing protein encodes the protein MANTPVNIRILQRKLYLRSKLNSELRFYSLYDKLSRLDILEEAYRRCKANKGGAGIDGITFSYLEQQKKVVALLKEIQTQLQQKNYRPSPVKRVEILKDNGKTRKLGIPIISDRIVQMAMTIVMQPVYEPHLHEHSYGYRPCRSAQQAVKVIEMSLKQGYQHVLDADLSAYFDTIPHAKLMAKVERRISDSSFLSLLKSFIKAPISIETVNGKWRIEASRCGTPQGGVISPLLANIYLNDFCLKIHEKTPCKIVTYADDFVVLHKQTSGRDYALMKYSPNKISALNFASQQALCILPATLSFEE